In Musa acuminata AAA Group cultivar baxijiao chromosome BXJ2-3, Cavendish_Baxijiao_AAA, whole genome shotgun sequence, the following proteins share a genomic window:
- the LOC135607241 gene encoding protein SMALL AUXIN UP-REGULATED RNA 51-like yields the protein MAVKKQNKLAQTAVLKQILKRCSSLGREEKEEGPPVDVPRGHFVVYVGKNRSRYIVPISYLDHPEFQSLLRQSEEEFGFKHHMGLTIPCDEVAFRSLTSSLR from the coding sequence ATGGCAGTGAAGAAGCAGAACAAGCTGGCTCAGACAGCGGTGCTGAAGCAAATACTGAAGCGGTGCTCGAGCTTGGggagggaggagaaggaggaaGGTCCGCCGGTGGACGTGCCCAGGGGCCACTTCGTGGTGTACGTCGGCAAGAACCGGAGCCGGTACATCGTGCCCATCTCCTACCTGGACCACCCCGAGTTCCAGAGCCTCCTCCGCCAGTCCGAGGAGGAGTTCGGCTTCAAGCACCACATGGGCCTCACCATCCCCTGCGACGAGGTGGCCTTCCGCTCCCTCACCTCCTCGCTCAGATGA
- the LOC103977907 gene encoding probable ribosome-binding factor A, chloroplastic, which yields MSLSRSPPSPLTLAAPFATTAGGNGGRHQLLLPHRSWTNPNLAASTRVGGGASVRCMANQRRVKMVAKQIQRELSDMLLTDKVLQYAVLPEASLGADRYLSSLTTISGVEVSGDLQVVKVYVSVFGDERGREVAIAGLKSKAKYVRSELGRRMKLRLTPEIRFIEDESLERGSRVLAILDRLKEEKKSSEGNDVKQLEPLNSSEEDGDGDMDDEDEGIIYIK from the exons ATGTCATTGAGTCGGTCGCCCCCGTCTCCTCTGACTCTCGCCGCCCCTTTCGCGACCACCGCGGGAGGGAATGGCGGCCGCCACCAGCTCCTCCTACCGCACCGGAGCTGGACGAACCCTAATCTCGCGGCGTCAACAAGAGTGGGAGGAGGTGCGTCGGTTCGGTGCATGGCGAACCAGCGGCGGGTGAAGATGGTGGCGAAGCAGATCCAAAGGGAGCTGTCCGATATGTTGCTCACAGACAAGGTCCTCCAGTACGCCGTCCTGCCTGAGGCATCCCTGGGCGCCGATCGCTACCTCTCCTCCCTCACCACCATTAGCGGCGTTGAGGTCTCCGGCGACCTCCAG GTTGTTAAGGTATATGTGTCGGTCTTTGGTGATGAACGAGGAAGAGAGGTTGCTATTGCTGGACTCAAGTCGAAAGCCAAGTATGTGCGTAGTGAACTGGGGAGACGTATGAAGTTGCGCCTGACTCCTGAAATACGTTTTATCGAGGATGAGTCCCTAGAAAGAGGAAGCAGG GTGTTGGCAATATTGGATAGgttaaaagaagagaagaagagttcAGAAGGTAATGATGTTAAACAGCTTGAACCCCTGAATTCATCTGAagaagatggagatggagatatgGATGATGAAGATGAAGGCATCATTTACATTAAGTAA
- the LOC135607242 gene encoding AT-hook motif nuclear-localized protein 22-like, which translates to MDPMTASTHGHHLPPFRARDFHHLHHSPQVPQHFQTQQQQQPKIEEEHSSLHRGNMDDSSSNNNNNFIGSNSSNSADGKEQAPMTSPGSGGAEGEINRKPRGRPPGSKNKPKPPIIITRNSANALLSHVMEIAGGCDICESVATFARRRQRGVCILGGSGTVINVTLRQSASPGAVVTLRGRFEILSISGSFLPPPAPPAATGMTIYLSGGQGHVVGGSVVGPLIAMGPIIIMAASFGSAAYERLPLPEEEGLQAQGPLGSPDFVGQSPQAQQQLLPDPNNPLFHNLSPSLLNNMQSPADAYGWGAGGVRPPY; encoded by the coding sequence ATGGATCCGATGACGGCATCCACACATGGCCACCATCTCCCTCCCTTCCGCGCACGAGATTTCCACCACCTCCACCATTCGCCGCAAGTACCCCAACACTTCCaaacgcagcagcagcagcagcccaaGATCGAAGAAGAGCACAGCAGCCTCCACCGCGGCAACATGGatgacagcagcagcaacaacaacaataactttATAGGTAGCAACAGTTCGAACAGCGCTGACGGAAAGGAGCAGGCACCGATGACATCGCCCGGCAGCGGCGGTGCAGAGGGGGAGATCAATCGCAAGCCACGGGGCCGGCCGCCAGGCTCGAAGAACAAACCGAAGCCACCGATCATCATCACCAGGAACAGCGCCAACGCGCTACTGTCCCACGTGATGGAAATCGCCGGCGGGTGCGACATCTGCGAGAGCGTCGCCACTTTCGCGCGCCGGAGGCAGCGCGGCGTCTGCATCCTTGGCGGCAGCGGCACCGTGATCAACGTCACCCTTCGCCAATCGGCCTCCCCCGGTGCCGTCGTCACCCTCCGTGGCCGGTTCGAGATCCTCTCCATCTCCGGATCCTTCCTGCCGCCGCCGGCGCCACCGGCCGCCACAGGAATGACCATCTATTTGTCGGGCGGGCAGGGACATGTCGTCGGAGGGAGCGTGGTCGGGCCGCTGATAGCAATGGGCCCCATCATCATAATGGCAGCGTCGTTCGGCAGCGCCGCCTACGAGCGTCTCCCCCTCCCGGAGGAAGAGGGTCTACAAGCGCAGGGGCCACTTGGATCACCAGATTTTGTGGGGCAATCGCCGCAGGCCCAGCAGCAGCTGCTGCCCGACCCCAACAACCCGCTCTTCCACAACCTGTCGCCGAGCTTACTCAACAACATGCAGTCGCCTGCGGACGCTTACGGATGGGGCGCCGGAGGAGTTCGTCCGCCATATTGA
- the LOC135607240 gene encoding auxin-induced protein 6B-like, whose product MGGVGGGGMGKCSKIRHIVRLRQMLRRWRLRAAALSSLRRGGGAGAAPDVPAGHVAVCVGSSSRRFVVRASHLNHPVFRQLLRQAEEEYGFPSSPGPVSLPCDESLFEDILRLISSSPTRFANYTLDDLINLSHNIPSSSSSCCCDVGRWLHAPDSLPLLHGHHRLAEKPVW is encoded by the coding sequence ATGGGAGGTGTAGGAGGAGGAGGTATGGGGAAATGCAGCAAGATCCGGCACATAGTTCGGCTGCGGCAGATGCTGCGGCGGTGGAGGCTGAGGGCGGCGGCGCTGTCGTCGTTGAGGAGGGGCGGGGGGGCGGGGGCGGCACCGGACGTGCCGGCGGGGCACGTGGCGGTGTGCGTGGGGAGCAGCTCCCGGCGGTTCGTGGTGCGGGCGTCGCACCTCAACCACCCTGTCTTCCGACAGCTGCTCCGCCAGGCCGAGGAGGAATACGGCTTTCCTTCCAGCCCCGGCCCCGTCTCCCTCCCCTGCGACGAGTCCCTCTTCGAGGACATCCTCCGCCTCATCTCTTCCTCTCCCACGAGGTTCGCCAACTACACTCTGGACGACCTCATAAACCTCTCCCACAACATCccttcgtcgtcctcctcctgTTGCTGCGACGTCGGACGGTGGCTGCACGCTCCCGATTCGCTGCCGCTTCTCCACGGCCACCACCGCCTCGCCGAGAAGCCCGTCTGGTGA
- the LOC103977908 gene encoding ubiquitin-conjugating enzyme E2 variant 1C, with protein sequence MPLGGSGGSGIVVPRNFRLLEELERGEKGIGDGTVSYGMDDGDDIYMRSWTGTIIGPHNTVHEGRIYQLKLFCNKDYPDKPPSVRFHSRVNVTCVNPDTGVVDPRKFSVLGNWERDYTMEYILTQLKKEMAAPHNRKLVQPPEGTHF encoded by the exons ATGCCGCTCGGTGGTTCCGGTGGATCAGGCATCGTTG TTCCTCGGAACTTCAGATTGCTTGAAGAACTTGAACGAGGAGAAAAGGGCATAGGAGATGGAACTGTAAGCTATGGCATGGATGATGGAGATGACATTTACATGCGCTCGTGGACTGGGACAATAATTGGTCCTCATAAT ACTGTCCATGAGGGTCGCATCTATCAGCTCAAGTTGTTTTGCAACAAGGACTATCCTGATAAACCACCTAGTGTTCGATTTCATTCACGGGTTAACGTGACTTGTGTCAATCCTGACACTGGAGTG GTGGATCCGAGAAAATTTTCAGTTCTAGGGAACTGGGAACGTGACTACACAATGGAGTATATTTTAACACAGCTTAAGAAAGAAATGGCGGCACCACATAACCGTAAATTAGTGCAGCCTCCAGAGGGCACACACTTCTAA